In Vicugna pacos chromosome 1, VicPac4, whole genome shotgun sequence, a single window of DNA contains:
- the CCDC14 gene encoding coiled-coil domain-containing protein 14 isoform X3: MRRDVRRAPSRKRKLGGRAKGGRESAAVNSFYRAALLHSVWTFLKLREMVRSGSRPGQVLSSGKHPGPAKLTSGKKGTHVRKISRFNADSGCPTHSESESQTETVQGLDGCASLLRDILRNEDSGSEIAYLENRYNPKPLESKRYGSKKKGHEKHAFPSVVRKEILSSDSKKPTPNEASAGSERDSSDIPQNWSLQDYRMYSPVIYQALCEHVQTQMSLMNDLASKSNPNGIPTVPCHTVSDSESQATPHSSYGLSHSTPVLLSQHPPCPPMVHCEVQTDGDNEFASQGKTTSVNCTDDVLRNSFSASLGVPCGLPLTDKPAIPKFQQLDLANGIQPQQRVPNESDLLKCFQTYMNLLHSHPDSQRHRSPTLLQPAFLATNEEKCAKEQIGEVRGEGKDLNIHVRDSRKKDMQKAKNVNQSAERIRTIKYLLGELKALVAEQEDSEIQRLLTELELCISLLPAVSGNANIQVEIALAMQPLRSENAQLRRQLRILNQQLREREKTQKASGSLECNLELFSLQSLNKSLQNQLQESLKSQELLQSKNEELLKVIENQKDENRKFAGIFKEKDQTLLENKQQFDIETTRMKIELEEALVNVESSRFKLEAAEKENQILGITLRQRDAEVTRLRELTRRQLLQVKGDLRSSSPISVLETGKPKPKILKSFAQVPTANTLTQIL, encoded by the exons ATGAGGCGCGACGTTCGGCGGGCTCCTTCCCGGAAGCGGAAGCTCGGGGGGCGGGCCAAGGGCGGCCGGGAGTCCGCGGCGGTTAATTCCTTTTACCGTGCGGCTTTGCTTCACTCCGTCTGGACTTTCCTGAAGCTGCGGGAGATGGTTAGGTCCGGATCTCGACCGGGCCAG GTATTATCGTCAGGAAAGCACCCTGGACCTGCTAAGTTAACAAGTGGGAAGAAAGG GACCCATGTAAGAAAGATATCCCGTTTTAATGCAGATTCTGGCTGTCCCACTCATTCCGAGTCAGAAAGTCAG ACTGAAACTGTACAGGGGCTCGACGGTTGTGCCTCTCTTCTGCGGgacattttaagaaatgaagattcag GTTCAGAAATagcatatttagaaaatagatatAACCCCAAACCTTTGGAAAGCAAAAGATACGGATCTAAGAAGAAAGGACATGAAAAGCATGCTTTTCCTTCAGTAGTCCGCAAAGAAATTT TATCTTCAGATAGTAAGAAACCTACACCTAATGAAGCTTCTGCTGGAAGTGAAAGAGACTCATCAGATATACCACAAAATTGGTCACTACaagattatagaatgtattcACCCGTAATATACCAAGCCCTCTGTGAGCATGTGCAGACTCAAATGTCACTGATGAATGACTTGGCTTCAAAGAGCAACCCTAATGGAATTCCTACTGTACCTTGCCACACTGTGTCTGATTCTG AATCTCAGGCAACTCCACATTCTAGTTATGGCTTATCCCACTCCACCCCAGTCCTGTTATCTCAGCACCCACCCTGCCCTCCAATGGTTCATTGT gaaGTTCAGACTGACGGTGACAACGAGTTTGCATCACAGGGTAAAACAACTTCTGTGAACTGTACTGACGATGTTCTAAGGAATTCCTTCAGTGCTAGTCTTGGAGTTCCATGTGGCCTGCCCCTAACTGACAAACCAGCTATTCCAAAATTTCAGCAGCTGGATCTTGCTAATGGGATTCAGCCACAACAAAGAGTTCCTAATGAGTCAGACCTACTAAAGTGTTTCCAAACATATATGAATCTGTTGCATTCTCATCCGGACAGTCAGAGACACCGAAGTCCCACTCTATTACAGCCAGCTTTCTTGGCTACCAATGAAGAAAAATGTGCCAAAGAACAAATTGGAGAGGTTAGAGGTGAAGGAAAGGATTTAAACATACATGTGCGAGATTCAAGAAAAAAGGATATGCAGAAGGCAAAAAACGTGAACCAGAGTGCTGAAAGAATCAGAACTATAAAGTATTTGTTGGGAGAGCTCAAGGCTCTGGTAGCAGAGCAAG AAGATTCAGAAATTCAGAGGTTGCTTACAGAATTGGAGTTGTGTATATCTCTGCTTCCAGCTGTAAGTGGAAACGCAAATATTCAGGTGGAAATAGCACTGGCTATGCAACCACTAAGAAGTGAAAATGCTCAGTTACGCAG gcAATTGAGAATTTTGAACCAGCAACTTAGAGAACGAGAAAAAACTCAAAAGGCATCTGGTTCTTTGGAATGCAACCTTGAAT TGTTTTCTCTTCAGTCATTGAACAAGTCCCTGCAAAATCAATTACAGGAGTCACTAAAGAGCCAGGAATTACTACAGAGTAAAAATGAAGAGCTTTTAAAAGTAATAGAAAATCaaaaagatgaaaacagaaaatttgcTGGCATATTTAAAGAGAAAGATCAAACTTTACTTGAAAATAAACAGCAATTTGACATTGAGACAACAAGAATGAAAATTG aaTTGGAGGAAGCCTTAGTCAATGTGGAAAGCTCCCGGTTTAAGTTAGAAGCTGCTGAAAAGGAAAATCAGATATTGGGAATAACCTTACGTCAGCGTGATGCCGAGGTGACTCGACTGAGAGAATTAACCAG
- the CCDC14 gene encoding coiled-coil domain-containing protein 14 isoform X5, which translates to MRRDVRRAPSRKRKLGGRAKGGRESAAVNSFYRAALLHSVWTFLKLREMVRSGSRPGQVLSSGKHPGPAKLTSGKKGTHVRKISRFNADSGCPTHSESESQTETVQGLDGCASLLRDILRNEDSGSEIAYLENRYNPKPLESKRYGSKKKGHEKHAFPSVVRKEILSSDSKKPTPNEASAGSERDSSDIPQNWSLQDYRMYSPVIYQALCEHVQTQMSLMNDLASKSNPNGIPTVPCHTVSDSESQATPHSSYGLSHSTPVLLSQHPPCPPMVHCEVQTDGDNEFASQGKTTSVNCTDDVLRNSFSASLGVPCGLPLTDKPAIPKFQQLDLANGIQPQQRVPNESDLLKCFQTYMNLLHSHPDSQRHRSPTLLQPAFLATNEEKCAKEQIGEVRGEGKDLNIHVRDSRKKDMQKAKNVNQSAERIRTIKYLLGELKALVAEQEDSEIQRLLTELELCISLLPAVSGNANIQVEIALAMQPLRSENAQLRRQLRILNQQLREREKTQKASGSLECNLELFSLQSLNKSLQNQLQESLKSQELLQSKNEELLKVIENQKDENRKFAGIFKEKDQTLLENKQQFDIETTRMKIELEEALVNVESSRFKLEAAEKENQILGITLRQRDAEVTRLRELTRILMRRVKLQL; encoded by the exons ATGAGGCGCGACGTTCGGCGGGCTCCTTCCCGGAAGCGGAAGCTCGGGGGGCGGGCCAAGGGCGGCCGGGAGTCCGCGGCGGTTAATTCCTTTTACCGTGCGGCTTTGCTTCACTCCGTCTGGACTTTCCTGAAGCTGCGGGAGATGGTTAGGTCCGGATCTCGACCGGGCCAG GTATTATCGTCAGGAAAGCACCCTGGACCTGCTAAGTTAACAAGTGGGAAGAAAGG GACCCATGTAAGAAAGATATCCCGTTTTAATGCAGATTCTGGCTGTCCCACTCATTCCGAGTCAGAAAGTCAG ACTGAAACTGTACAGGGGCTCGACGGTTGTGCCTCTCTTCTGCGGgacattttaagaaatgaagattcag GTTCAGAAATagcatatttagaaaatagatatAACCCCAAACCTTTGGAAAGCAAAAGATACGGATCTAAGAAGAAAGGACATGAAAAGCATGCTTTTCCTTCAGTAGTCCGCAAAGAAATTT TATCTTCAGATAGTAAGAAACCTACACCTAATGAAGCTTCTGCTGGAAGTGAAAGAGACTCATCAGATATACCACAAAATTGGTCACTACaagattatagaatgtattcACCCGTAATATACCAAGCCCTCTGTGAGCATGTGCAGACTCAAATGTCACTGATGAATGACTTGGCTTCAAAGAGCAACCCTAATGGAATTCCTACTGTACCTTGCCACACTGTGTCTGATTCTG AATCTCAGGCAACTCCACATTCTAGTTATGGCTTATCCCACTCCACCCCAGTCCTGTTATCTCAGCACCCACCCTGCCCTCCAATGGTTCATTGT gaaGTTCAGACTGACGGTGACAACGAGTTTGCATCACAGGGTAAAACAACTTCTGTGAACTGTACTGACGATGTTCTAAGGAATTCCTTCAGTGCTAGTCTTGGAGTTCCATGTGGCCTGCCCCTAACTGACAAACCAGCTATTCCAAAATTTCAGCAGCTGGATCTTGCTAATGGGATTCAGCCACAACAAAGAGTTCCTAATGAGTCAGACCTACTAAAGTGTTTCCAAACATATATGAATCTGTTGCATTCTCATCCGGACAGTCAGAGACACCGAAGTCCCACTCTATTACAGCCAGCTTTCTTGGCTACCAATGAAGAAAAATGTGCCAAAGAACAAATTGGAGAGGTTAGAGGTGAAGGAAAGGATTTAAACATACATGTGCGAGATTCAAGAAAAAAGGATATGCAGAAGGCAAAAAACGTGAACCAGAGTGCTGAAAGAATCAGAACTATAAAGTATTTGTTGGGAGAGCTCAAGGCTCTGGTAGCAGAGCAAG AAGATTCAGAAATTCAGAGGTTGCTTACAGAATTGGAGTTGTGTATATCTCTGCTTCCAGCTGTAAGTGGAAACGCAAATATTCAGGTGGAAATAGCACTGGCTATGCAACCACTAAGAAGTGAAAATGCTCAGTTACGCAG gcAATTGAGAATTTTGAACCAGCAACTTAGAGAACGAGAAAAAACTCAAAAGGCATCTGGTTCTTTGGAATGCAACCTTGAAT TGTTTTCTCTTCAGTCATTGAACAAGTCCCTGCAAAATCAATTACAGGAGTCACTAAAGAGCCAGGAATTACTACAGAGTAAAAATGAAGAGCTTTTAAAAGTAATAGAAAATCaaaaagatgaaaacagaaaatttgcTGGCATATTTAAAGAGAAAGATCAAACTTTACTTGAAAATAAACAGCAATTTGACATTGAGACAACAAGAATGAAAATTG aaTTGGAGGAAGCCTTAGTCAATGTGGAAAGCTCCCGGTTTAAGTTAGAAGCTGCTGAAAAGGAAAATCAGATATTGGGAATAACCTTACGTCAGCGTGATGCCGAGGTGACTCGACTGAGAGAATTAACCAG
- the CCDC14 gene encoding coiled-coil domain-containing protein 14 isoform X8: MRRDVRRAPSRKRKLGGRAKGGRESAAVNSFYRAALLHSVWTFLKLREMVRSGSRPGQVLSSGKHPGPAKLTSGKKGTHVRKISRFNADSGCPTHSESESQTETVQGLDGCASLLRDILRNEDSGSEIAYLENRYNPKPLESKRYGSKKKGHEKHAFPSVVRKEILSSDSKKPTPNEASAGSERDSSDIPQNWSLQDYRMYSPVIYQALCEHVQTQMSLMNDLASKSNPNGIPTVPCHTVSDSESQATPHSSYGLSHSTPVLLSQHPPCPPMVHCEVQTDGDNEFASQGKTTSVNCTDDVLRNSFSASLGVPCGLPLTDKPAIPKFQQLDLANGIQPQQRVPNESDLLKCFQTYMNLLHSHPDSQRHRSPTLLQPAFLATNEEKCAKEQIGEVRGEGKDLNIHVRDSRKKDMQKAKNVNQSAERIRTIKYLLGELKALVAEQEDSEIQRLLTELELCISLLPAVSGNANIQVEIALAMQPLRSENAQLRRQLRILNQQLREREKTQKASGSLECNLECR, from the exons ATGAGGCGCGACGTTCGGCGGGCTCCTTCCCGGAAGCGGAAGCTCGGGGGGCGGGCCAAGGGCGGCCGGGAGTCCGCGGCGGTTAATTCCTTTTACCGTGCGGCTTTGCTTCACTCCGTCTGGACTTTCCTGAAGCTGCGGGAGATGGTTAGGTCCGGATCTCGACCGGGCCAG GTATTATCGTCAGGAAAGCACCCTGGACCTGCTAAGTTAACAAGTGGGAAGAAAGG GACCCATGTAAGAAAGATATCCCGTTTTAATGCAGATTCTGGCTGTCCCACTCATTCCGAGTCAGAAAGTCAG ACTGAAACTGTACAGGGGCTCGACGGTTGTGCCTCTCTTCTGCGGgacattttaagaaatgaagattcag GTTCAGAAATagcatatttagaaaatagatatAACCCCAAACCTTTGGAAAGCAAAAGATACGGATCTAAGAAGAAAGGACATGAAAAGCATGCTTTTCCTTCAGTAGTCCGCAAAGAAATTT TATCTTCAGATAGTAAGAAACCTACACCTAATGAAGCTTCTGCTGGAAGTGAAAGAGACTCATCAGATATACCACAAAATTGGTCACTACaagattatagaatgtattcACCCGTAATATACCAAGCCCTCTGTGAGCATGTGCAGACTCAAATGTCACTGATGAATGACTTGGCTTCAAAGAGCAACCCTAATGGAATTCCTACTGTACCTTGCCACACTGTGTCTGATTCTG AATCTCAGGCAACTCCACATTCTAGTTATGGCTTATCCCACTCCACCCCAGTCCTGTTATCTCAGCACCCACCCTGCCCTCCAATGGTTCATTGT gaaGTTCAGACTGACGGTGACAACGAGTTTGCATCACAGGGTAAAACAACTTCTGTGAACTGTACTGACGATGTTCTAAGGAATTCCTTCAGTGCTAGTCTTGGAGTTCCATGTGGCCTGCCCCTAACTGACAAACCAGCTATTCCAAAATTTCAGCAGCTGGATCTTGCTAATGGGATTCAGCCACAACAAAGAGTTCCTAATGAGTCAGACCTACTAAAGTGTTTCCAAACATATATGAATCTGTTGCATTCTCATCCGGACAGTCAGAGACACCGAAGTCCCACTCTATTACAGCCAGCTTTCTTGGCTACCAATGAAGAAAAATGTGCCAAAGAACAAATTGGAGAGGTTAGAGGTGAAGGAAAGGATTTAAACATACATGTGCGAGATTCAAGAAAAAAGGATATGCAGAAGGCAAAAAACGTGAACCAGAGTGCTGAAAGAATCAGAACTATAAAGTATTTGTTGGGAGAGCTCAAGGCTCTGGTAGCAGAGCAAG AAGATTCAGAAATTCAGAGGTTGCTTACAGAATTGGAGTTGTGTATATCTCTGCTTCCAGCTGTAAGTGGAAACGCAAATATTCAGGTGGAAATAGCACTGGCTATGCAACCACTAAGAAGTGAAAATGCTCAGTTACGCAG gcAATTGAGAATTTTGAACCAGCAACTTAGAGAACGAGAAAAAACTCAAAAGGCATCTGGTTCTTTGGAATGCAACCTTGAATGTAGGTAA
- the CCDC14 gene encoding coiled-coil domain-containing protein 14 isoform X6 — protein MRRDVRRAPSRKRKLGGRAKGGRESAAVNSFYRAALLHSVWTFLKLREMVRSGSRPGQVLSSGKHPGPAKLTSGKKGTHVRKISRFNADSGCPTHSESESQTETVQGLDGCASLLRDILRNEDSGSEIAYLENRYNPKPLESKRYGSKKKGHEKHAFPSVVRKEILSSDSKKPTPNEASAGSERDSSDIPQNWSLQDYRMYSPVIYQALCEHVQTQMSLMNDLASKSNPNGIPTVPCHTVSDSESQATPHSSYGLSHSTPVLLSQHPPCPPMVHCEVQTDGDNEFASQGKTTSVNCTDDVLRNSFSASLGVPCGLPLTDKPAIPKFQQLDLANGIQPQQRVPNESDLLKCFQTYMNLLHSHPDSQRHRSPTLLQPAFLATNEEKCAKEQIGEVRGEGKDLNIHVRDSRKKDMQKAKNVNQSAERIRTIKYLLGELKALVAEQEDSEIQRLLTELELCISLLPAVSGNANIQVEIALAMQPLRSENAQLRRQLRILNQQLREREKTQKASGSLECNLELFSLQSLNKSLQNQLQESLKSQELLQSKNEELLKVIENQKDENRKFAGIFKEKDQTLLENKQQFDIETTRMKIELEEALVNVESSRFKLEAAEKENQILGITLRQRDAEVTRLRELTRFCTQQR, from the exons ATGAGGCGCGACGTTCGGCGGGCTCCTTCCCGGAAGCGGAAGCTCGGGGGGCGGGCCAAGGGCGGCCGGGAGTCCGCGGCGGTTAATTCCTTTTACCGTGCGGCTTTGCTTCACTCCGTCTGGACTTTCCTGAAGCTGCGGGAGATGGTTAGGTCCGGATCTCGACCGGGCCAG GTATTATCGTCAGGAAAGCACCCTGGACCTGCTAAGTTAACAAGTGGGAAGAAAGG GACCCATGTAAGAAAGATATCCCGTTTTAATGCAGATTCTGGCTGTCCCACTCATTCCGAGTCAGAAAGTCAG ACTGAAACTGTACAGGGGCTCGACGGTTGTGCCTCTCTTCTGCGGgacattttaagaaatgaagattcag GTTCAGAAATagcatatttagaaaatagatatAACCCCAAACCTTTGGAAAGCAAAAGATACGGATCTAAGAAGAAAGGACATGAAAAGCATGCTTTTCCTTCAGTAGTCCGCAAAGAAATTT TATCTTCAGATAGTAAGAAACCTACACCTAATGAAGCTTCTGCTGGAAGTGAAAGAGACTCATCAGATATACCACAAAATTGGTCACTACaagattatagaatgtattcACCCGTAATATACCAAGCCCTCTGTGAGCATGTGCAGACTCAAATGTCACTGATGAATGACTTGGCTTCAAAGAGCAACCCTAATGGAATTCCTACTGTACCTTGCCACACTGTGTCTGATTCTG AATCTCAGGCAACTCCACATTCTAGTTATGGCTTATCCCACTCCACCCCAGTCCTGTTATCTCAGCACCCACCCTGCCCTCCAATGGTTCATTGT gaaGTTCAGACTGACGGTGACAACGAGTTTGCATCACAGGGTAAAACAACTTCTGTGAACTGTACTGACGATGTTCTAAGGAATTCCTTCAGTGCTAGTCTTGGAGTTCCATGTGGCCTGCCCCTAACTGACAAACCAGCTATTCCAAAATTTCAGCAGCTGGATCTTGCTAATGGGATTCAGCCACAACAAAGAGTTCCTAATGAGTCAGACCTACTAAAGTGTTTCCAAACATATATGAATCTGTTGCATTCTCATCCGGACAGTCAGAGACACCGAAGTCCCACTCTATTACAGCCAGCTTTCTTGGCTACCAATGAAGAAAAATGTGCCAAAGAACAAATTGGAGAGGTTAGAGGTGAAGGAAAGGATTTAAACATACATGTGCGAGATTCAAGAAAAAAGGATATGCAGAAGGCAAAAAACGTGAACCAGAGTGCTGAAAGAATCAGAACTATAAAGTATTTGTTGGGAGAGCTCAAGGCTCTGGTAGCAGAGCAAG AAGATTCAGAAATTCAGAGGTTGCTTACAGAATTGGAGTTGTGTATATCTCTGCTTCCAGCTGTAAGTGGAAACGCAAATATTCAGGTGGAAATAGCACTGGCTATGCAACCACTAAGAAGTGAAAATGCTCAGTTACGCAG gcAATTGAGAATTTTGAACCAGCAACTTAGAGAACGAGAAAAAACTCAAAAGGCATCTGGTTCTTTGGAATGCAACCTTGAAT TGTTTTCTCTTCAGTCATTGAACAAGTCCCTGCAAAATCAATTACAGGAGTCACTAAAGAGCCAGGAATTACTACAGAGTAAAAATGAAGAGCTTTTAAAAGTAATAGAAAATCaaaaagatgaaaacagaaaatttgcTGGCATATTTAAAGAGAAAGATCAAACTTTACTTGAAAATAAACAGCAATTTGACATTGAGACAACAAGAATGAAAATTG aaTTGGAGGAAGCCTTAGTCAATGTGGAAAGCTCCCGGTTTAAGTTAGAAGCTGCTGAAAAGGAAAATCAGATATTGGGAATAACCTTACGTCAGCGTGATGCCGAGGTGACTCGACTGAGAGAATTAACCAG
- the CCDC14 gene encoding coiled-coil domain-containing protein 14 isoform X9, translating to MRRDVRRAPSRKRKLGGRAKGGRESAAVNSFYRAALLHSVWTFLKLREMVRSGSRPGQVLSSGKHPGPAKLTSGKKGTHVRKISRFNADSGCPTHSESESQTETVQGLDGCASLLRDILRNEDSGSEIAYLENRYNPKPLESKRYGSKKKGHEKHAFPSVVRKEILSSDSKKPTPNEASAGSERDSSDIPQNWSLQDYRMYSPVIYQALCEHVQTQMSLMNDLASKSNPNGIPTVPCHTVSDSESQATPHSSYGLSHSTPVLLSQHPPCPPMVHCEVQTDGDNEFASQGKTTSVNCTDDVLRNSFSASLGVPCGLPLTDKPAIPKFQQLDLANGIQPQQRVPNESDLLKCFQTYMNLLHSHPDSQRHRSPTLLQPAFLATNEEKCAKEQIGEVRGEGKDLNIHVRDSRKKDMQKAKNVNQSAERIRTIKYLLGELKALVAEQEDSEIQRLLTELELCISLLPAVSGNANIQVEIALAMQPLRSENAQLRRRMN from the exons ATGAGGCGCGACGTTCGGCGGGCTCCTTCCCGGAAGCGGAAGCTCGGGGGGCGGGCCAAGGGCGGCCGGGAGTCCGCGGCGGTTAATTCCTTTTACCGTGCGGCTTTGCTTCACTCCGTCTGGACTTTCCTGAAGCTGCGGGAGATGGTTAGGTCCGGATCTCGACCGGGCCAG GTATTATCGTCAGGAAAGCACCCTGGACCTGCTAAGTTAACAAGTGGGAAGAAAGG GACCCATGTAAGAAAGATATCCCGTTTTAATGCAGATTCTGGCTGTCCCACTCATTCCGAGTCAGAAAGTCAG ACTGAAACTGTACAGGGGCTCGACGGTTGTGCCTCTCTTCTGCGGgacattttaagaaatgaagattcag GTTCAGAAATagcatatttagaaaatagatatAACCCCAAACCTTTGGAAAGCAAAAGATACGGATCTAAGAAGAAAGGACATGAAAAGCATGCTTTTCCTTCAGTAGTCCGCAAAGAAATTT TATCTTCAGATAGTAAGAAACCTACACCTAATGAAGCTTCTGCTGGAAGTGAAAGAGACTCATCAGATATACCACAAAATTGGTCACTACaagattatagaatgtattcACCCGTAATATACCAAGCCCTCTGTGAGCATGTGCAGACTCAAATGTCACTGATGAATGACTTGGCTTCAAAGAGCAACCCTAATGGAATTCCTACTGTACCTTGCCACACTGTGTCTGATTCTG AATCTCAGGCAACTCCACATTCTAGTTATGGCTTATCCCACTCCACCCCAGTCCTGTTATCTCAGCACCCACCCTGCCCTCCAATGGTTCATTGT gaaGTTCAGACTGACGGTGACAACGAGTTTGCATCACAGGGTAAAACAACTTCTGTGAACTGTACTGACGATGTTCTAAGGAATTCCTTCAGTGCTAGTCTTGGAGTTCCATGTGGCCTGCCCCTAACTGACAAACCAGCTATTCCAAAATTTCAGCAGCTGGATCTTGCTAATGGGATTCAGCCACAACAAAGAGTTCCTAATGAGTCAGACCTACTAAAGTGTTTCCAAACATATATGAATCTGTTGCATTCTCATCCGGACAGTCAGAGACACCGAAGTCCCACTCTATTACAGCCAGCTTTCTTGGCTACCAATGAAGAAAAATGTGCCAAAGAACAAATTGGAGAGGTTAGAGGTGAAGGAAAGGATTTAAACATACATGTGCGAGATTCAAGAAAAAAGGATATGCAGAAGGCAAAAAACGTGAACCAGAGTGCTGAAAGAATCAGAACTATAAAGTATTTGTTGGGAGAGCTCAAGGCTCTGGTAGCAGAGCAAG AAGATTCAGAAATTCAGAGGTTGCTTACAGAATTGGAGTTGTGTATATCTCTGCTTCCAGCTGTAAGTGGAAACGCAAATATTCAGGTGGAAATAGCACTGGCTATGCAACCACTAAGAAGTGAAAATGCTCAGTTACGCAG GCGCATGAACTag
- the CCDC14 gene encoding coiled-coil domain-containing protein 14 isoform X4, whose translation MRRDVRRAPSRKRKLGGRAKGGRESAAVNSFYRAALLHSVWTFLKLREMVRSGSRPGQVLSSGKHPGPAKLTSGKKGTHVRKISRFNADSGCPTHSESESQTETVQGLDGCASLLRDILRNEDSGSEIAYLENRYNPKPLESKRYGSKKKGHEKHAFPSVVRKEILSSDSKKPTPNEASAGSERDSSDIPQNWSLQDYRMYSPVIYQALCEHVQTQMSLMNDLASKSNPNGIPTVPCHTVSDSESQATPHSSYGLSHSTPVLLSQHPPCPPMVHCEVQTDGDNEFASQGKTTSVNCTDDVLRNSFSASLGVPCGLPLTDKPAIPKFQQLDLANGIQPQQRVPNESDLLKCFQTYMNLLHSHPDSQRHRSPTLLQPAFLATNEEKCAKEQIGEVRGEGKDLNIHVRDSRKKDMQKAKNVNQSAERIRTIKYLLGELKALVAEQEDSEIQRLLTELELCISLLPAVSGNANIQVEIALAMQPLRSENAQLRRQLRILNQQLREREKTQKASGSLECNLELFSLQSLNKSLQNQLQESLKSQELLQSKNEELLKVIENQKDENRKFAGIFKEKDQTLLENKQQFDIETTRMKIELEEALVNVESSRFKLEAAEKENQILGITLRQRDAEVTRLRELTRTPTLSSLQPESKRAPFPWR comes from the exons ATGAGGCGCGACGTTCGGCGGGCTCCTTCCCGGAAGCGGAAGCTCGGGGGGCGGGCCAAGGGCGGCCGGGAGTCCGCGGCGGTTAATTCCTTTTACCGTGCGGCTTTGCTTCACTCCGTCTGGACTTTCCTGAAGCTGCGGGAGATGGTTAGGTCCGGATCTCGACCGGGCCAG GTATTATCGTCAGGAAAGCACCCTGGACCTGCTAAGTTAACAAGTGGGAAGAAAGG GACCCATGTAAGAAAGATATCCCGTTTTAATGCAGATTCTGGCTGTCCCACTCATTCCGAGTCAGAAAGTCAG ACTGAAACTGTACAGGGGCTCGACGGTTGTGCCTCTCTTCTGCGGgacattttaagaaatgaagattcag GTTCAGAAATagcatatttagaaaatagatatAACCCCAAACCTTTGGAAAGCAAAAGATACGGATCTAAGAAGAAAGGACATGAAAAGCATGCTTTTCCTTCAGTAGTCCGCAAAGAAATTT TATCTTCAGATAGTAAGAAACCTACACCTAATGAAGCTTCTGCTGGAAGTGAAAGAGACTCATCAGATATACCACAAAATTGGTCACTACaagattatagaatgtattcACCCGTAATATACCAAGCCCTCTGTGAGCATGTGCAGACTCAAATGTCACTGATGAATGACTTGGCTTCAAAGAGCAACCCTAATGGAATTCCTACTGTACCTTGCCACACTGTGTCTGATTCTG AATCTCAGGCAACTCCACATTCTAGTTATGGCTTATCCCACTCCACCCCAGTCCTGTTATCTCAGCACCCACCCTGCCCTCCAATGGTTCATTGT gaaGTTCAGACTGACGGTGACAACGAGTTTGCATCACAGGGTAAAACAACTTCTGTGAACTGTACTGACGATGTTCTAAGGAATTCCTTCAGTGCTAGTCTTGGAGTTCCATGTGGCCTGCCCCTAACTGACAAACCAGCTATTCCAAAATTTCAGCAGCTGGATCTTGCTAATGGGATTCAGCCACAACAAAGAGTTCCTAATGAGTCAGACCTACTAAAGTGTTTCCAAACATATATGAATCTGTTGCATTCTCATCCGGACAGTCAGAGACACCGAAGTCCCACTCTATTACAGCCAGCTTTCTTGGCTACCAATGAAGAAAAATGTGCCAAAGAACAAATTGGAGAGGTTAGAGGTGAAGGAAAGGATTTAAACATACATGTGCGAGATTCAAGAAAAAAGGATATGCAGAAGGCAAAAAACGTGAACCAGAGTGCTGAAAGAATCAGAACTATAAAGTATTTGTTGGGAGAGCTCAAGGCTCTGGTAGCAGAGCAAG AAGATTCAGAAATTCAGAGGTTGCTTACAGAATTGGAGTTGTGTATATCTCTGCTTCCAGCTGTAAGTGGAAACGCAAATATTCAGGTGGAAATAGCACTGGCTATGCAACCACTAAGAAGTGAAAATGCTCAGTTACGCAG gcAATTGAGAATTTTGAACCAGCAACTTAGAGAACGAGAAAAAACTCAAAAGGCATCTGGTTCTTTGGAATGCAACCTTGAAT TGTTTTCTCTTCAGTCATTGAACAAGTCCCTGCAAAATCAATTACAGGAGTCACTAAAGAGCCAGGAATTACTACAGAGTAAAAATGAAGAGCTTTTAAAAGTAATAGAAAATCaaaaagatgaaaacagaaaatttgcTGGCATATTTAAAGAGAAAGATCAAACTTTACTTGAAAATAAACAGCAATTTGACATTGAGACAACAAGAATGAAAATTG aaTTGGAGGAAGCCTTAGTCAATGTGGAAAGCTCCCGGTTTAAGTTAGAAGCTGCTGAAAAGGAAAATCAGATATTGGGAATAACCTTACGTCAGCGTGATGCCGAGGTGACTCGACTGAGAGAATTAACCAG